CTCGAGCATCTCGGTCGCCGCCGCGCGATAGTCTTCGGCCCCCGCGCTGCGAGGATCGTAGACGGTGATGGGTGCGGCAAACGAGGGGGCCTCGGCCAGACGCACGTTCTCACGCACCACCGTGGCCATGACACGGTCACCGAAGCGCTCGCGCAGGCTGGCCACGACATCGAGACACAGGTTCTTGCGCATGTCGACGCGGCACGGGAGGATGGCTGACAGTCGCGCCGATGGGCTCAGGCGGCTTCGCACCCGATCAAGGGTGTGGGTGAGCGCCGCGAGACCCGAGAGGGCCATGACGTGCGCCTCGACGGGCACGAGCACCTCGTCAGAAGCCGCGAGAGCCGAGATCGACAAGAGCCCGAGCGACGGTGGGCAGTCGAGCAGAACGAGGTCGTATCTGCCGTCCGGGAGCGCTTCGAGGCTGCGGCGAAGCAGCAGCTCGGCCCCGACCTCTGCGGCGAGGGCGCGGTCAACCCCGGAGAGCGCGTGCGACGCCGGAACGAGATCGACGCCCGGAACTCGGGTCGAAGCAATGATGTCGTCGAGACGCCCCTCGCCGCACAGCGTATCGAGAAGCAGGTTTCGCTCATCATGGATGCCCAGCCAGGCGCTGGCAGACGCCTGGGCGTCGAGGTCTACGACAAGAACGCGCCAGCCGCTCTCGGCAAGCGCGGCCGCAAGACAGACAGCGCTGGTGGTCTTGCCGCTGCTGCCCTTCTGGTTGATGATGGCAATGGTCTTCACGGCGCGTCTCCTTGAAATTGGTTCAAGGATGAATTGGCCGTGAAG
The DNA window shown above is from Pseudomonadota bacterium and carries:
- a CDS encoding ParA family protein, yielding MKTIAIINQKGSSGKTTSAVCLAAALAESGWRVLVVDLDAQASASAWLGIHDERNLLLDTLCGEGRLDDIIASTRVPGVDLVPASHALSGVDRALAAEVGAELLLRRSLEALPDGRYDLVLLDCPPSLGLLSISALAASDEVLVPVEAHVMALSGLAALTHTLDRVRSRLSPSARLSAILPCRVDMRKNLCLDVVASLRERFGDRVMATVVRENVRLAEAPSFAAPITVYDPRSAGAEDYRAAATEMLE